The DNA segment AGGAGCGATCCCTTGTAGCGGTCTTCGGCGATGCTCGTGACGCCGCGAAGGAGCAGCGGATGGTGGGCGATGACGAGGTCGGCGCCCGACTCGATCGCCTCGTCGACGGTCGCGGCGACTGCGTCGACGACGAAGAGCACACGCCCGATGGATGCCCCGGGGTCGCCCGTCACGAGCCCGGGAGCGTCCCACGGCTCCGCGCCCGCGAGCGGCCAGAGCCGGTCGACGGTCGCGAGCACTTCGGAGAGCGGGACGGTCACCCGCTCAGCCTACCGGCGGGGCGGCGTCCTCGAAGGGCGACGCCGTGCCGGGCGGCGTACGACGGGATTGCGTCACCCTGACTACTCGTGCGAGAGTAGTCGTGTGTCGAGCATCCGTCTGTACATCCTGAGCTCGCTCATCGAGCGCGGGCCGATGCACGGGCACGCCCTGAAGAACCTCGCCGAGCAGGAGCACGTCCACGAGTGGACCGACATCTCCGTCGGCGCCCTCTACGGCGCGCTCAAGCGCATGCACGCAGACGGACTCGTCGCCATCGAGCGCACCGAGCGGGAGGGGAACTACCCGGCCCGCCAGGTCTACGGCATCACCGACGGGGGCATCGCCGCGCTCCGAGACATCCGGGCACGCGCCTTCGCGACGCTCGACAAGACGCCCGACCCCTTCGACCTCGCATTCACGCGACTCGACCCCGACGACCTCGACGGGCTCGGCCCTGCGCTCGTCGCTCGCCGCGACGGGTACCGCGAGCAGCTCGAAGCCGGCCGCGCGAAGATCGAGCACATCGATCAGTACCTCTGGCGCTCCGAGCGACTGGCCCTCGAGCACCGGCTCCACCGGCTCGAGGCCGAGATCGCCTGGCACGACGATCTCATCGCGAGCGTGCCGCTCATCGTCGAAGACGAACGCGAGCGCCGCCGCCGCAAGGGGTCGAAGGGCGACACGCCGCCCGAGGCATCCTGACGCGACATCCTGACCCATCTCCCCACATTCCGCACCAACCCCTGAGGACTCTCATGAGCGATTCCACGACCGCCGAACCGCCTGCCCGAACGCCCTACCCCACCTGGACCGCTCCCCCGGGCGTGACCCCTCGCCGAGCCTGGGCCGCATTCGCCGTCCTGCTCATCGGCGCCTTCATGTCGCTGCTCGACACGACGATCGTGAACGTCGCGCTCCCGACCATCCGCGACGCGATCGACGCCGACGAGGCGACCCTCGCGTGGATCATCTCGGGCTACGCGCTCGCCTTCGGCCTCGCTCTCATCCCGGCCGGCCGCCTGGGCGACCGCTTCGGGCATAAGTGGGTGTTCTTCACCGGACTTGCGATCTTCACGGCCGCGAGCCTCTGGTGCGGACTCGCGCAGGGCCCCGTCGAACTCATCATCGCGCGCGTCGTGCAGGGCCTCGGCGGCGGCATCTTCTTCCCGGCCGTCACTGCATTCGGCCAACTCCTCTTCGCCCCGCAGAAGCGCGGCGCCGCATTCGGCGTCATGGGCGCCGTCATCGGCGTCTCGACGGCGCTCGGGCCCATCGTCGGCGGCCTGCTGATCGAGGCGCTCGGCGACGAGACCGGCTGGCGGTGGATCTTCGCCGTCAACATCCCGATCGGCGTCGTCGCCCTCGTCCTCGCCGCGACCGTGATCCCGGCCGTCAAGGCCGGCCAGAAGGCGGCGACCGACCTCGTCGGCCTGCTCCTCCTCGCCGCGGGCCTCACGGCACTCCTCGTTCCGCTCATCCAGGGCCAAGACGAAGGCTGGCCGCTCTGGACGTTCCTCTCCCTCGCGGGCGGCGTCGTGCTCCTCGTCGCCTTCTGGTTCTGGGAGTCGGCGCTCGCGCGCCGCGGCGTCGTGCCGCTCGTGCCGCCGCGCCTCTTCGCCCACCCGCAGTTCACGGGCGGCACCGTGCTCGCCCTCGTCTACTTCGCGGCGTTCACGAGCATCTTCTTCGTCATCGCGCTCCTCTGGCAGGCCGGACTCGGGCACACGGCGCTCGAGTCGGGCCTCGTGACGATCCCCTTCGCGATCGGCAACATCGTCGGCGCCGCGACGAGCGACCGGCTCGCCCAGCGACTCGGCCGCGGTGTGCTGCTCCTCGGCACCGCCCTCGTCGCCGTCGGGCTCGCCGCCGTGTGGCTCGTCCTCGAACTCGTGCCCGCGGCCGACCTCAACAACTGGCTCCTGCTCGCACCGCTCCTCGTTGCGGGCATCGGCAACGGATTCTTCATCGCCCCGAACGCGCGCTTCATCGTCGCGACGGTCGACGGCAAGGACGCAGGCGCCGCGAGCGGAGTCATCGGCACGGTGCAGCGCATCGGCTCGGCGATCGGCATCGCCGTCGTCTCGAGCGTGCTGTTCGCGGTCGCCGACCTCGGCTCGGTCGGAGACGACATCCAGGCCGCGATGCAGAGCGGCGACTTCTCGTCGCCCGATGCGGCCGCGGCATCCGTGCTCGCCGACCACTTCGTGCCGGCCGCGACGACCGCGCTCGCGCTCAGCGTCGCGTTCGCGGTCATCTCGTTCGCACTCGTGTGGACCCTGCCGAAGCGCGTGTCGCTGCACGGCGCGCCCGATTGAGCTGAGCGTCACGGGGCGCACCGCTGCCGAGGTGTGCTGGAAAGGCTCGTCGACGGATCAGGCCTCACCCTCGTCTATGAGCCAGACCCGCTTAAGCGGGATCTTCGCCTTAATGTCGTCGGGGAGCACTTCGTAGTGCTTGAGGAGCCGTCGAAGGACCTCTTCGGCGTCCCAGACCGCGACCTTGAGCTGCTGCGCCGCGACTTTGTCTCTCGCGTCCTTCGTCAATTCGCTCAAGCTCACAAGCAGCCCGTGGTCCGCGTTGTGCAGACTGACGACGCCGCCAAGCTGATCGAGAACCTGCGACCCGATCGCACCTGCCTGTGCCTTGACCTGCACGATGATCGTCGGGGCAGAGATGCCGAGGACACCCGATCCAGCGATGATGTCGATGCCGCCGTCCTTGCCCTTGGGCGGGACCTTGCACGTCATTCCCTCCGCCTCGAGAAGCGCCGCGACGAGCCCCTGGAATTCGTACCCGTCGAACCGCTCTCGGAGACGGCCGAGGATGCGATCACGTGAGAACTGCTCGATATCCTGCCCGTCGCTGGCGATCGCCTCGTCGGTGTCGACGACATCGTCACCGGCTTTCGGAACCGTCAGCGGCACCCCCGGTCGGGCGCCCGGATCGGCGTCCGCGCCGCCGAGGATCTTGCCGAGGCGATACGCAGCGTCGTTCCGGCTGATCTGGACGACCGTGCTGAACGCGCCAAGCGAGTACAAGAGGTCTTGGTTGATCGCCGTGCGGGCGACGTCGGGGCGTTTCCAATCGACACTCCGGACGTGATTGAGAACGCCCGGGCCAGCGAGGTACTCGTATCCCCCGGTCACTATGCCGAATGCGAGGCGACCTTGCTGCCTGAGCGGGAGCACCACGATGTCTCCGGCTGCCATCCGATTCGCGAAGGCGTTGAGCTGCGCCGCGTAGTTCCCGATCGCTTTCTCTGGCTTGCCCGGCATCGCGGCCGCGAGGAGGAGGCGCATCGATGGAAGGTCGGCCGCCGAGCTGAGGCTGCCGATCTCAGAGAAGTCGACCCCGGTGTACCCGTTCTCGAGCATCCACAAGTCGTATGCCCAGTTCTTCGAACCGCGCACCAGCCAGGCTCTCGGCTCCGTCGTCGCACTCATGCCCTCATCTTGTCAGGCGGCCCCGACTCAGCGCTCAAGTCGCGCACGCGTCGCAGATGCCGGACGCAGGTAGCTGCATGGAGCACGTCGGGCAGAACCGAACCGCGCGGGCCCCCGATCGGCTTGCCATCCCGTTCCCATCGCGAAGCTTGTTCACCGGGTGGGACACCCACCACTCCCGCCCGTCGAACCAGGAGCCGCGATCGACATCGCCGACCGAATCGAGGATCTCCGCCTCGGAGGAGAGTCCACCGGTGTAGCCGAAGTGTATGTGCAGCGTCTTGCCGCCGCCGTTGCGAATCCCCTTGATGTAGCTCAGCGTGGCGATGTCCTCGTAGTGGCTCACGCCGAGGTGATCGACAATCCGCTGCACAAGCCGCAGATTCTCCGTTGGAAACCCGTGGGCACGAAAAGCCTGCTCGAGAGTCTCCCATCGATTCGGCGTGCGTATCGCGGAGGCTGCACGCTGATCCAACTCCGGAGCCGGTTCCTCGAACACGATCCTAGGCTAGTCGAAGTGGGCCCTGCCGGGCTCGAACCGACGACATCCACGGTGTAAGCGTGGCGCTCTACCAACTGAGCTAAAGGCCCCCGCGCCGGAGCGGCGCACGCCAATGCTAGCCGAGCCTCCCTAGACTCACCGCCATGGCGCAGCCGCTGCAGCAGCATCCGAGCCGCACCGCCCTGCCCGAGCATCGCTGGCCTGCCGTCATCATGCTGCTCTTCGCGCTCGCGCTCTACGCACTCCTGCCGGGGCAGATCCTGGGGCCGCAGCGCTACCTCGTCGTCGCGTTCGGCGTCGCGCTCATGGTGCCGCTCGTCGCCGTGAACCCGCACCGGCTGACCCGGCAGACCCGATGGAGTCGCGCGATCTCGGTCGCGTTCGCGCTCGGACTCGTGATCACCAACCAGGTCACGCTGCTGCTGCTGATCTTCGCGCTCGTGAGCGGCGGGCGGGATGCTCCGGGGTTGCTGCTCGGCGCACTGCAGGTGTGGGTGGTCAACGTCATCGGCTTCACGACCCTCTTCTGGGAGCTCGATCGCGGCGGACCGGTCATCCGTACGACCTCGGCCCGTGCCGACTTGCCCCCGCCGACTTCCGCTTCCCGCAGGACGAGGACGACGACGCCGTCGCAGAGGTGGCGGCGAGGTCGTCCGCCGTGCGCGACTGGACGCCGCGCTTCGTCGACTACTTCTATTCGACGCTCTCGAACTCGATGGCCTTCAGCGCGACCGACGCAATGCCGCTCTCGCCGCGGTTCAAGCTCCTCATGGCGCTGCAGGCGTTCGGGAGCTTCCTGATCCTCGCGCTCGTCATCGCGCGGTCGGTCAACATCCTCGATTGAGGAGTGGCCGGCACCGAGGCATCCGGATGTCTCGCACCGACCGCCTACGCGACCGCCGCGAGCGCTTCGCGGTACGCCGAGAGCGGGCGCGGCTCGCCCGGTGCGCTCGCGAAGCTCGCCTTCACGAGCCCGTCGGTGCCGATGAGGAACGTCGCGCGAGCGGCCGCCCCGGCGTCTTCCCGGAACGCGCCGAACGACTGCGCCACGGCGCCGTGCGGCCAGAAGTCGCTGAGGAGCGGGAAGTCGTAGTGCTGCTCGGCCGCCCACGCGCGCAGGGTGTGCTTGGAGTCGACCGAGATGCCGACGAGCTGCACCGATGCGTCGTCGAAGATCGCGATGTTGTCGCGCAGTTCGCAGAGTTCGCCGTGGCAGATGCCCGAGAAGGCGAGCGGGAAGAACACGAGGGCGACCGGGCGTTCGGCGTGCAGTTCGGAGAGCTTGCGAAGAGCGCCGAACTGGTCGACGAGGGCGAAGTCGGGCGCAACGGCTCCGGGCTGCAGGATCATTGTGGGATTCCTCTACGTCGAGACGATTCGCCCCCAGCGTAGCTGTGACCCTCCACTGTCCGAGAGTCACTAGGATGACTTGGTGCCCACCATGACCGCGACCCGGTCATCACGCGTGCGCACGATTGCAACGCAGGCATCCCCTGCTGAAGAGAGAGGTCGAGTGTGACTGTCAACGACCAGGATCCGTATTCGGTCGAGGCTCTGGACTCGGACCCCGAGGAGACCGGCGAGTGGGCCGAGTCCCTCGATGCGGTCGTCGAGGCGAAGGGCCACCAGCGCGGCCGTGAGATCATGCTCAGCCTGCTCAAGCGCTCGAAAGAACTCCACCTCGGCGTGCCGATGGTGCCCACCACCGACTACCTGAACACGATCGCTCCCGAGAACGAGCCCGAGTTCCCCGGCGACGAAGAGATCGAGCGCCGCTACCGGGCCTGGATCCGCTGGAACGCCGCCGTGCTCGTCCACCGCGCGCAGCGCCCCGACATCGCCGTCGGCGGCCACATCTCGACCTACGCGTCGAGCGCCGCGCTCTACGAGGTCGGCTTCAACCACTTCTTCCGCGGCCAGGACCACCCCGGCGGCGGCGACCAGGTCTTCTACCAGGGCCACGCCTCCCCCGGCATGTACGCCCGCGCGTTCCTCGAGGGCCGACTGAGCGCCGACCAGCTCGACGGCTTCCGCCAAGAGAAGTCGCACGCGCCCTACGGCCTCTCGTCGTACCCGCACCCGCGACTCATGCCCGACTTCTGGCAGTTTCCGACCGTGTCGATGGGCCTCGGGCCCATCAACGCGATCTACCAGGCGCAGCTCAACAAGTACCTCACCAACCGCGGCATCAAGGATGCCTCCGACCAGCACGTGTGGGCGTTCCTCGGCGACGGCGAGATGGACGAGGTCGAGAGCCGCGGCCAGCTCCAGGTCGCAGCCAACGAAGGCCTCGACAACCTCACGTTCGTCGTCAACTGCAATCTGCAGCGACTCGACGGCCCCGTGCGCGGCAACGGCAAGATCATCCAGGAGCTCGAGAGCTTCTTCCGCGGCGCCGGCTGGAACGTCATCAAGGTCATCTGGGGCCGCGAGTGGGACGACCTCATCGAGCGCGACCACGACGGCGCCCTCCGCAACCTCATGAACGTCACCCCCGACGGCGACTACCAGACCTACAAGGCCGAGTCGGGCGCGTACGTCCGCGAGAACTTCTTCGGCCGCGACCCGCGCGCGCTCGCCCTCGTCGAGCACCTCACCGACGACGAGGTGTGGGGCTTGAAGCGCGGCGGCCACGACTACCGCAAGGTCTACGCCGCCTTCAAGGCTGCCACCGAGCACAAGGGCCAACCGACGGTCATCCTCGCGAAGACCATCAAGGGCTACGGCCTCGGTCCCGCCTTCGAGGGTCGCAACGCGACCCACCAGATGAAGAAGATGACGCTCGGGAACCTCAAGACGTTCCGCGACACGATGCGCATCCCCATCAGCGACGCCCAGCTCGAAGAGAACCCCTACCTCCCGCCGTACTTCCACCCGGGCGAGGGCGACGAGGCGATCCAGTACCTGCAGGAGCGCCGCCGCGCGCTCGGCGGCTACACGCCCGAGCGCCGCCGCACCCACACCGAGATCTCGCTGCCCGACGACTCGGCGTACGCGATCGCGAAGAAGGGCTCGGGCACGCAAGAGATCGCGACGACGATGGCGTTCGTCCGTCTCCTGAAGGACCTCATGCGGTCCAAGGAGTTCGGCAACCGGATCGTCCCGATCATCCCCGACGAGGCCCGCACGTTCGGCATGGACGCGTTCTTCCCGAACGCGAAGATCTACAACCCGAACGGCCAGCACTACACATCGGTCGACCGCGAGCTCCTCCTCGCCTACAAAGAGAGCCCGCAGGGCCAGATCGTCCACGTCGGCATCAACGAGGCCGGCGCGCTCGCCGCGTTCACCGCGGTCGGTACGTCGTACTCGACGCAGGGCGAGCCGCTCATCCCGATCTACGTCTTCTATTCGATGTTCGGGTTCCAGCGCACGGGCGACGCGATCTGGGCGGCAGGCGATCAGATGGCGCGCGGCTTCATGATCGGCGCGACGGCCGGCCGCACGACCCTCACGGGCGAAGGACTCCAGCACGCCGACGGCCACTCGCTGCTCCTCGCGGCGACGAACCCCGCGGTCGTCTCGTACGACCCCGCGTACGGCTACGAGATCGGGCACATCGTGCGCTCGGGCCTCGACCGCATGTACGGCGGTCAGCACCCCGACCCCAACGTCATGTACTACCTCACGGTGTACAACGAGCCGATCGTGCAGCCGGCCGAGCCCGAGGGCGTCGACGTCGAGGGCATCGTGCGAGGCATCCACCGCATCGCCGAGGGTCAGGCGCAGGGCCCCAAGGCCCAGCTGCTCGCGTCGGGCGTCTCGGTTCCGTGGATCCTCGAGGCTCAGCAGCTCTTGGCTGAAGACTGGGGCGTCTCGGCGGATGTCTGGAGCGTCACGAGTTGGTCCGAGCTGAGCCGTGACGGCCAGGCCGCCGACGAGCACAACTTCCTGAACCCGGGCGCGGAGCGCCGGGTGCCGTACCTCACGCAGAAGCTCTCCGGAGCATCCGGCCCGTTCGTCGCGGTGTCCGACTTCATGCGCGGCGTGCAGGAGCAGATCCGCGCCTACGTGCCTGGCCAGTACGCGACGCTCGGCGCCGACGGGTTCGGGTTCTCCGACACCCGCCCCGCCGCGCGCCGGTTCTTCAAGATCGACGGGCCGTCGGTCGTCGTCCGCACGCTCCAGCTCCTCGCGGAGCGCGGCGAGGTCGACCCGTCGCTGGCCGCCCAGGCGATCGAGAAGTACCGCCTGTACGACGTGAACGCGGGAACGACCGGTTCGGCCGGCGGCGAGAGCTGACGGGCGAACACGAGTTGGCGACGAAGCCCCGGACGAAAGCGGAAACGCTCGCGTGGTTGCGCACCATCGCGGGTGAGCTGGCGACCCAGACGCTCAAGCGGCTGGAAGACACGCTCCCGTGGTACGGCGACATGCCGCCGAGCCGTCGTTCCGCTGTGGGGCTCGTCGCCCAGGCCGGAATCACGTCGTTCATCGCGTGGTTCGACGACCCGCGGTCGACGCCGTGGATCGCGGCCGACGTGTTCGGCGCGGCGCCGCGTGAGCTCCTCCGCTCGGTGAGCCTGCAGCAGACGCTGCAGCTCATCCGGGTGACGGTCGAGGTCGTCGAGGAACGCATCAAAGACGGCGGCGAAGACCTCCGCGAGGCGATCCTGCTGTACTCGCGCGAGATCGCGTTCGCCGCGGCCGACGTGTACGCCCGCGCCGCCGAGGCCCGCGGGCTGTGGGATGCGCGTCTCGAGGCGCTCGTCGTCGACTCGATCCTCTCGGGCGAGTACGACGACGAGCTCCCGAGTCGCATCGCGGCGCTCGGATGGCACGGTCACGGCGAGGTCGCGGTGCTCGTCGGCACGGCGCCGAAGCAGTTCGACGTCGACCAGGTGCGCCGCGCCGCCCGGCACATGCACGCCGACGTGCTCGTCGGTGTGCAGGGCAACCGGCTCGTCGTCGTCATCGGCCGCTCCGAGCCGCGCGGGCGCGACGGCGCCGAGGGCGAGGAGACGATCGGCACTGCCCCCGCGCTGACCTTCATCGAGATCGCGACCGAGCTCGAGCAGTACTTCGGCACCGGGCATCTCGTCCTCGGGCACGAGGTGCCGAATCTCGTCGACGCCTCGAAGAGCGCCCGTGCGGCGCTCGCCGGCTTCGCCGTCGCTCGCTCGTGGCGGAACGCGCCGCGGCCGGTGCACGCCGACGACCTGCTGCCCGAGCGCGCCCTCGCGGGCGACCCGCTCGCGAAGGCGACGCTCGTGCACCGCATTTACCGGCCGCTCCAGGCGCACTCGACCGAACTGCTGACGACTCTGTGGAGCTACCTCGACAACGGTCGCTCGCTCGAGGCGACGGCGCGCGAGCTCTTCGTGCACCCCAACACCGTGCGGTACCGGTTGAAGCGCGTCTCCGACGTCATCGGCTGGGATGCCACGGGGGCGCGCGAAGCGCTTATCCTGCAGTGCGCGCTCATCGTCGGCTCGATGAGCGACCACGAGGTCTCGCCGCGCCGTCGGCCGCGCGGCTGACGCTCGGGCGGGCATTCTGTACCCCACGCACAAGCCTTCTGCGTAGAGCTTGTCGCGTGGGCACACCCCCGAGCGCGCCGTGATTGGCAAACTGGGGAGGTGATCGTCGTCGTCTGCCCGGGTCAGGGCTCGCAAACCCCCGGCTTCCTCGCTCCTTGGCTCGCCGAGCCCGCATTCGCCGAGCGCCTCGCCGCGCTCTCCGACGCCGCCGAGGTCGACCTCGCACTGCACGGCACCGAGAGCGACGCCGACACGATCCGTGACACCTCGATCGCCCAGCCGCTCATCGTGGCCGCCGGCATCCTGACGCTCGACGCCGTGCTCGCAGGCGACCGCCGCTCGCGCGTCGGCGGGGTCGCCGGTCACTCGGTCGGCGAGATCACGGCGGCCGCCGCGACGGGCGTCTTGAGCGATACCGACGCGATGCGGTTCGTCGCGGCGCGAGGTCGCGCGATGGCGGATGCCGCAGCCGAGGTCGCGACGGGCATGAGCGCCGTGCTCGGCGGAGACGAGGCCGAGCTTCTCGCGAAGCTCGCCGGACTCGGGCTCGAGCCCGCGAACTTCAACGGCGGCGGCCAGATCGTCGTCGCGGGCGCCCTCGATGCGCTCGAGCAACTGAAGGCCGAACCTCCGGCGGGTGCGCGAGTCATCCCACTGCAGGTCGCAGGCGCCTTCCACACGCGCTACATGGCGTCCGCGGTCGACCGCCTCGCGGCCGTCGCGGCCGAACTCTCCCCCGCCGACCCGACGCTCCCGCTGTGGACCAACCGCGACGGTTCGCTCGTCTCGAGCGGCGCGGCGTTCCTCGACCTCCTCGTGGGGCAGGTGTCGTCGCCCGTCCGCTGGGACCTCGACATGGAGGCGTTCGGCGCCGCGGGCGTCACCGGCATCATCGAACTCGCGCCCGCAGGCGCCCTCGTGGGGCTCGCCAAGCGCGGACTCAAGGGCGTGCCGACGGTGGCCGTGAAGACCCCCGACGACCTCGCAGCGGCGCACGCCCTGCTCGACGACGCGGCGTGATCCGTACGCGCCCCGCCGACCCGAGAGAAGAAAGCCGAGCATGACCACCACCCCCACGCTTCAGCAATCCCACGGCCCCGCGTTCACGCGCATCTACGCGATGGGCGCCGCACGCGGCGAGCACGCCGTTCCCAACGACGACCTCGTCGGCCCGATCGACTCGTCCGACGAGTGGATCCGCCAGCGCACGGGCATCGTGACGCGCATGCGCGCGGGCGCCGACGTGCAGGCCGTCGACCTCGCGACGGAGGCCGGCCGCGAGGCGATCGAGCGCTCGGGCGTTTCTCCCGAGCTCATCGACCTCGTCATCGTCGCGACCATCTCGAACGTCCAGCAGACGCCGTCGATCGCGGCGGTCGTCGCCGACCGGGTGGGAGCGAACCCCGCGGCCGCTTACGACATGAACGCGGCCTGCGCCGGGTACGCCTACGCGGTCACCCAGGCCGACGCGCTCATCCGTACGGGTGTCGCGCGCTACGCGCTCGTCATCGGCGCCGAGAAGCTCTCCGACGTCGTCGACCCGACCGACCGCAGCATCTCGTTCCTCCTCGGCGACGGCGCCGGCGCCGCGGTCATCGGCCCGAGCGACACCCCCGGCATCTCGCGAGCGGTGTGGGGCTCCGACGGGTCGAAGGCCGACGCGGTGGGCATGAACCACACGCTCACCGAGTTCCGCGATGGCGCCTCGGAGTGGCCGACACTCCGTCAGGAGGGCCAGACGGTCTTCCGCTGGGCGGTCTGGGAGATGGCGAAGGTCGCGAAAGAGGCGTTGGATGCCGCGGGCGTCGGCCCGGGCGACCTCGCCGCCTTCATCCCCCACCAGGCGAACATGCGCATCATCGACGAGTTCGCCAAGCAGTTGAAGCTTCCCGAGACGGTGGCGATCGCGCGCGACATCGAGACGACCGGCAACACGTCGGCCGCTTCGATTCCGCTCGCGACCCACAGACTGCTCGAGGAACACCCCGAGCTCTCGGGCGGCCTCGCCCTGCAGATCGGATTCGGTGCCGGCCTCGTGTTCGGCGCCCAGGTCGTGGTTCTTCCCTGAGCCGCATCCACCCGTCCACCTAGACTGTGTCTCGGTCAAACGAGACACACCCCCTCGCAAGGAGAAAAACCATGGCGCTGTCCACCGAAGAAGTCCTCGCCGGCCTGGCCGAGCTCATCAACGACGAGACCGGCATCGCGACCGACACCGTCGAGCTGGACAAGTCGTTCACCGACGACCTCGACATCGACTCGATCTCGATGATGACGATCGTCGTCAACGCCGAGGAGAAGTTCGACGTGAAGATCCCCGACGAAGAGGTCAAGAACCTCAAGACCGTCGGCGACGCCGTCAGCTTCATCGTCAAGGCCCAGGACTAGTCGTCCACGGGCGGGCGCTCCGGCGCCCGCCCGCAGGTCGATCCCCGTTTCCCTCCCCCGGAGTGTTTTCGTTATGACCAAGAACATCGTCGTCACGGGCGTCGGCGCGTCCTCGCCCATCGGCGGCACCGCACCCGAGAGCTGGGAAGCGCTGCTCGCCGGCACGTCGGGCGCCCGCACGCTCGAACACGACTGGGTGGCCGAGTACGCGCTGCCCGTCACCTTCGCGGCCGAGGCCCTCGTGCGCCCCGACACCGTGCTCGAGCGCCCGGTGGCGAAGCGCCTCGACCCCTCTGCGCAGCTCGCGCTCGTGGCTGCGATGGAGGCCTGGGCCGACGCCGGCTCCCCCGAAGTCGATCCCGAACGTCTCGGCGTCGAGTTCGCGACCGGTATCGGCGGGGTGTGGACCCTGCTCGACGCCTGGGACACGCTTCGTGAGAAGGGCCCGCGTCGGGTGCTGCCCATGACGGTGCCGATGCTCATGCCGAACTCGGCGTCCGGCAACCTCTCTCTGCACTTCGGCGCCCGCGCCTTCGCCACGACGGTCGCGAGCGCATGCGCGTCGAGCACCGAATCGATCGCGAACGCCGTCAAGCATCTGCAAGACGGACTCGCCGACGTCGTGATCGCGGGTGGTGCCGAATCGGCGATCCACCCGATCACGATCGCGTCGTTCGCGTCGATGCAGGCGCTCTCCAAGCGCAACGACGACCCGGCGACGGCTTCGCGACCGACGAGCATCGACCGCGACGGCTTCGTCATGGGTGAGGGCGCGGGTGTCCTCATCCTCGAGACCGAGGAGCACGCGAAGGCGCGCGGAGCCAAGATCTACGGCTATGTCGCGGGCGGCGGCGTCACTGCCGACTCGTACCACATCACGGCGAACGACCCCGAGGGTCGCGGTGCCGCCCGCGCCGTGAGGCTCGCGCTCGAGCAGGCCGGCGCCTCGCCCGACGACGTGACGCACATCAACGCCCACGCGACCTCGACGCCGGTCGGCGACCCGAACGAGTACCAGGCGCTCAAGGCCGTCTTCGGCGACCGCATCGACGACATCCCGGTGTCGGCGACGAAGGCTTCGACCGGGCACCTCCTCGGCGGCACCGGTGCGCTCGAGGCGATCTTCACGATCCTCGCCCTCCGCGACCGCAAGGCGCCGCCGACGATCAACATCACCGAGCAAGACCCCGAGGTGCCGTTCCGCGTCTCGGGGGACGCGCAAGACCTCGGAGCGGGCGACCAGCTCGCGATCTCGAACTCGTTCGGCTTCGGCGGGCACAACGCGGTCATCGCGTTCCGCTCGGCCTGAGGCAGCGCGTCGCAGACATGAAGCGGCCCCGGCGATCCATCGCCGGGGCCGCTTCATCGCGGTGCGGGGTTTCGCTCGTGCGCCGACCGGGTTCTCCTCACCGATCTTCGCGTCGCGCCACGGCCCGCGCCGCGGGCTTCATCCGACCCGATGCATCCAGACCACCGGGGCGAAGTCGTTCGCATGACGGAAGGGTTCGAGTTCGTCGTCCCATGCCTGCCCGAGGGCGAGGCGGAGTTCGCGGTGGAGCTCGACGGCGTCGTTCGCAGCGATCTCCATGGCGTAGCGCACTCGGTCTTCGGGGATGACGGTGTTGCCGGCCGTGTCGGTCTGTGCGAAGAACACGCCGAGTTCGGGGGTGTGCATCCAGCGTGCGCCGTCGGAGCCGGGCGTGGGGTCTTCGCTCACCTCGTAGCGGAGTTGCTCCCAGCCGCGAAGCGCCGACGCGATGCGCGCTCCGTCGC comes from the Agromyces protaetiae genome and includes:
- a CDS encoding peroxiredoxin, producing MILQPGAVAPDFALVDQFGALRKLSELHAERPVALVFFPLAFSGICHGELCELRDNIAIFDDASVQLVGISVDSKHTLRAWAAEQHYDFPLLSDFWPHGAVAQSFGAFREDAGAAARATFLIGTDGLVKASFASAPGEPRPLSAYREALAAVA
- a CDS encoding PadR family transcriptional regulator yields the protein MSSIRLYILSSLIERGPMHGHALKNLAEQEHVHEWTDISVGALYGALKRMHADGLVAIERTEREGNYPARQVYGITDGGIAALRDIRARAFATLDKTPDPFDLAFTRLDPDDLDGLGPALVARRDGYREQLEAGRAKIEHIDQYLWRSERLALEHRLHRLEAEIAWHDDLIASVPLIVEDERERRRRKGSKGDTPPEAS
- a CDS encoding restriction endonuclease, coding for MSATTEPRAWLVRGSKNWAYDLWMLENGYTGVDFSEIGSLSSAADLPSMRLLLAAAMPGKPEKAIGNYAAQLNAFANRMAAGDIVVLPLRQQGRLAFGIVTGGYEYLAGPGVLNHVRSVDWKRPDVARTAINQDLLYSLGAFSTVVQISRNDAAYRLGKILGGADADPGARPGVPLTVPKAGDDVVDTDEAIASDGQDIEQFSRDRILGRLRERFDGYEFQGLVAALLEAEGMTCKVPPKGKDGGIDIIAGSGVLGISAPTIIVQVKAQAGAIGSQVLDQLGGVVSLHNADHGLLVSLSELTKDARDKVAAQQLKVAVWDAEEVLRRLLKHYEVLPDDIKAKIPLKRVWLIDEGEA
- a CDS encoding MFS transporter; protein product: MSDSTTAEPPARTPYPTWTAPPGVTPRRAWAAFAVLLIGAFMSLLDTTIVNVALPTIRDAIDADEATLAWIISGYALAFGLALIPAGRLGDRFGHKWVFFTGLAIFTAASLWCGLAQGPVELIIARVVQGLGGGIFFPAVTAFGQLLFAPQKRGAAFGVMGAVIGVSTALGPIVGGLLIEALGDETGWRWIFAVNIPIGVVALVLAATVIPAVKAGQKAATDLVGLLLLAAGLTALLVPLIQGQDEGWPLWTFLSLAGGVVLLVAFWFWESALARRGVVPLVPPRLFAHPQFTGGTVLALVYFAAFTSIFFVIALLWQAGLGHTALESGLVTIPFAIGNIVGAATSDRLAQRLGRGVLLLGTALVAVGLAAVWLVLELVPAADLNNWLLLAPLLVAGIGNGFFIAPNARFIVATVDGKDAGAASGVIGTVQRIGSAIGIAVVSSVLFAVADLGSVGDDIQAAMQSGDFSSPDAAAASVLADHFVPAATTALALSVAFAVISFALVWTLPKRVSLHGAPD